The Granulicella sp. 5B5 nucleotide sequence CCCGCGAGGCCCTCCACCACGCCCGCGCCTCCGTCGTCGCCAGCGGCACGGCCACTGTGCTCGCCGCCATCGTCGGCAACCCCTTCGTCGTCGTCTACCGAGTCTCCGCGCTCACCTTCGCGCTCGCCAAAAAGCTCGTCCAGTACCCACCTGAGCTCCCAGCGCCCTTCGACGCGGACGGCAACGTCCCCGTCGGCATGGTCAACCTCATCGCAGGTCGCCGCATCGTCCCCGAGCTCCTGCAATCGCGCTTCACCGCCGAAAATGTAGCCACAGTCCTCACTCCCCTACTGTCCGACACACCCGAACGCGACACCCAGCTCACAGCCCTCGCCGAAGTCCGCCAGCGCCTCCACTCCGACGGCCATCCCATCGCCCACGTCGTCGAAACCGTCCTCAGCCTCCTACCCCTCCAATGAGCACGTCATCTCGACCGGAGGCCGCAGGCCGTAGCGGAGAGACCCCTGTATTTTTCGCAGGATGCCAACAAAGCCGCAGCCCTAATCCCCCGCAAGCCCCCACAAAATCCGCCGTACTCCCAAAGCCGTAAAATACACGTCTATGCAGTTGCAGGAATGTGCCCGTTAACCGCCGGGCGCTCCACCGAGGTCTCACCCATGTTCAAGCGTTTCGCCGCTCTGGCCCTGCTGGGCCTCATCGCACTCGCCACATCGGCGCACGCGGCCATCCCCGTGCGCGCACAGATCGACGTCACCGGCTACACCATCCACACCGACCTCGACCCCGCCACCGGCCGCATGACCGCCACGGCCAGCGTCACCTTCACCGCGCTTGACGATCTCAACGTCGTCGTCTTCGGCCTCAACAACGGCCTCGCGCTCACCAGCATCGTCGACGGCGGCGTCCCCTCCGCAGCCCCGACACTCGCACCCGCCCACGCCGGCCCAGTCCTGCGCGGCGAGCACCACGCCCAGCCCGCGCCCGCTCCGGCAGCCGCTCCCATCGGCTCCGGCAACACGCTCCAGTACGAGCGCAACGTCACCGACTCCACCGTCCGCGTCACCCCCGCCAATATCATCAACAAGGGCACCGTCACCACCTGGACCTTCACCTACGCCGGCAAGCCCACCGTCGACACCAGTCCCGTCGATGGCATCAAATTCGCCCAGATCGCCGACCCCGTCAGCATCCTGCTCTATCCCGGCCGCTGGTTCCCCATCGCAATGCCCGGCCTCTTCACCGACCGCTTCACCGCGCAGATCAGCGTCACCGTCCCCAAGGGCGAAACCGTCGTAGGCTCCAACCTCACCGGCCACAAAACACTCGGCGACAGCGAAGAGTTCGACTTCGACTGGACCAAACCCGGCTTCCCCGGCACCCTCGTCGCCGGCAAGTTCCTCCCGGCCATCACCGCGCCCGGCATCAACAACATCCGCGTCTACGTCACCGACGACAACAAGGACGCCGCCCGCAACATGGCCGTCAACACAGCGCGCGCCTTCGAGTTCATGACCGTGCAGTTCGGCAACGCCGAGTCCGGCCTCCTCAGCGTCGTAGAGCTGCCCGAGGACTCCGTCTCCGCCTTCTGGGCGCCCGAGGTCGTCGCCATCAAGCCCAGCCGCGCCAGCGCCCGCCTCATCGCCAACACCGTCGCCCACCAGTGGTTCGGCTCGGAGATCAGCCCCTACACCCTCAACGACGCCTGGATCACCAACGGCATGTCCCGCTACGCCGAGCTTATGTTCCTTGAAGACGGCTCAGGCAAACAGGCCTTCCAGAACGCCATCACCGACACCGAGGCCGGCGCGCTCGCCTACGACACCGAGCCGCTCACTACCCTCGGCCGCCTCGATCCCTTCTCGCCCCAGTTCCAGGACATGACCCTCGAAAAGGGCGCGATGGTCTTCCACATGCTCCGCTGGGAGATGGGCGACGAAATCTTCACCAAGTTCCTCCGCGACCTCCTCAGCTCCAACGCCGACAGGGGCGTCCGCACCTCGCAGGTACAGAAGGTCGCAGAAGCCGACTCCAGCCTGCAGCTCACCAGCTTCTTCTCGCAATGGCTCGACGGCACCGGTGCGCCCGACTTCACCGACAACTACTCCGTCTTCCGCCTCAGCAACAACAAAGGCTTCCGCACCGTCGGCTCCGTCTCTCAAGACCTTGACCTCTTCTCCATGCCTGTAGAAATCCGCATCGAAACCGAAGGCAAATCCGAAGACCGCCGCGTCGATCTCTCCGGCACCGAGAGCCG carries:
- a CDS encoding M1 family aminopeptidase encodes the protein MFKRFAALALLGLIALATSAHAAIPVRAQIDVTGYTIHTDLDPATGRMTATASVTFTALDDLNVVVFGLNNGLALTSIVDGGVPSAAPTLAPAHAGPVLRGEHHAQPAPAPAAAPIGSGNTLQYERNVTDSTVRVTPANIINKGTVTTWTFTYAGKPTVDTSPVDGIKFAQIADPVSILLYPGRWFPIAMPGLFTDRFTAQISVTVPKGETVVGSNLTGHKTLGDSEEFDFDWTKPGFPGTLVAGKFLPAITAPGINNIRVYVTDDNKDAARNMAVNTARAFEFMTVQFGNAESGLLSVVELPEDSVSAFWAPEVVAIKPSRASARLIANTVAHQWFGSEISPYTLNDAWITNGMSRYAELMFLEDGSGKQAFQNAITDTEAGALAYDTEPLTTLGRLDPFSPQFQDMTLEKGAMVFHMLRWEMGDEIFTKFLRDLLSSNADRGVRTSQVQKVAEADSSLQLTSFFSQWLDGTGAPDFTDNYSVFRLSNNKGFRTVGSVSQDLDLFSMPVEIRIETEGKSEDRRVDLSGTESRYSVETFGRPRHIVLDPDNWLLKSTPDLAVRVAVLRGQQDVAQGDLIGAISEYQKALDTDRGSSLANYRLAEVFMMQKNYQAAANSFRDALRGDLAPKWIEVWSHVNLGKIFDITGQRERAVNEYRQALQTNDNTQGAINEARARMQKPYKADDATLD